Within the Halopelagius inordinatus genome, the region ACCACGCCCGCGCGACGAGAATCGACCCCACCGAGAGCCCTAACAGTCCGACGGTGAGCGTTCGGTGTTCGCCGAACCGGTCCGTGAGCGCTCCGAGGGGAAGCAGAAAAACGGCGTATCCGAGTGTGAGCGACGTGACGACCAACCCGACGGCCGTTCCGGAGAGCGCAAACTGGTCGCGGAAGAACGGCGTCGCCGCGAACACCGCGTAGTAACAGATACTCGCGGCCAACTGCCAGACGAAGATGAGTGATACGACTCGATAGATACCCATTAGCGACGGTACTGTCTTCGGGGAGGCCCTAAAACCGTCGGGTCCCGGAACTCCGGAGAAACGGACGGTCGGATATCGGTCCTCGCACGCGAGTGAATAATACACTGACTATCGACCCGTCGAATCGCCAGCCACCGGCTCACAATATTGTGTATGAATTGCAATTCATAAACTACTACCGTCACGACTGTGAGTAGCTCGTGGAAGTACGCGAGGAGAAGGAGAACGGACCTATAAATTCAAAACCACAACCAAAAAGGTTCCTATGGGCAAAATACAAAATAAAAATCGGTAAAACGAGGGTGAACAAGATTCGACGGTACACATGGTGGGGAGTTCGGAGCCGACGAGATAGGTGCCATTTCTGATAGGAGAAATATGCGGCCTACCGGCTCTTCTCGGAGGGTAGATGCACGAGAAGCTACAAAGACGAGACCGGAGATTCTCGTGAAGCGCATCCTACCGTAGCTGCCGTGGCCCTCATTCGAGGTTGAATATCTCGGACTATTGAATATATAACACAACATTACGGTCCAAAACCATCACTGTCTCTCCCGTAACTCACTTCGGAGATGCTCTCAGCGTACTCACCGAGGCCGATTTGTCGTCCGTACCCTCGCCTCTCGGACCCGACGAACGGTGGACGGAACATGTTCGGAGCAACGCCTTCGGTCGAACCGGAAGAGAGACAGAACGCATGGCAGACACGACGATAGACGTCCGAGAGATTCCGCCGGTGAACCGGCATCCGAAGATTCACGAGGCGTTCGCCGACCTCGACAGCGGAGAGAGCCTGACGCTCGTAAACGACCACGAACCGAAGCCGCTGTTCTACGAGATGCAAGCCGAAGTCGAGTCGTTCGACGCCGACGGCTACACGGTCGAACGACGCGACGACGAGAAGTACGTCGCGACGTTCCCCAAGAAGTAGCCGGACCGAGGGTCGCGGCGTCGCCGCCCTCTTCTCGACCGTTGGCCCTCCATCCGTAGTGAACCGTTCCGACCGACGCTCTTCGGTCACCCCGTCCGCCGCGCCCCGATTTCGACCAACAGGCGAGAGAGCAGATACCAGTACCCGACGGCGCCGACGACTGCCACCCCGTCGCCCGTCGTGACGACAGCGGGATTGCCGACGAACCGGCCGACCACGGAGAGTCCGAGTCCGCCGGCAAGCGCGCCGGCGGAGAGTCGGACGGTTCGCTCGTTCGCGCCTCGAAACCGGCCCGCGGTCGGCGGGAAAAACTGGACGACGAACCCGACGACGGTGAGTCCGAAGAACCCGAGTAGATTGAGTTCCCGGTGCGCGGCGATACCCACAGCCGAGAGCGACGGGAGACCGAACAGCGGTCCCAGCGCGAACGAGAGGCCGACCGAAACGCCGAGGACGCCGCAGAGAACGCCCAGAAGGACGATACCCGACCCCACCCGTCGTTTGTCCGAACGAAGATAGACGACGAGATAGACGGCCGCGAAGCCGACGAACGCCGTCGCCGAGGCGACGGCACCGGCGACGAACGCCGGGCCGTCGCTCAGTCCGACGGCGACGAGTCCCGGACCTATCGACCCGGCCGGGAGGACGACGGCGGTGAGCGACTTCGGGGCGGGAACGCCCAGAAACCGCGGTGCGAGTCGGACGCCGAGTGCGAAGACGAGGAGTGCGACGAACCCCGCCGCGAGCAGATGCGTGATTCGGGGGGCGTAGCCGTCCGTGAGTCCCGGGAGCGCAGACGCGCGTGCGAGAAGTTCGTACGAACCGACGCCGAGGTACGCAAACGAGACGGTAACGAACCGGTTCGCGTATCTATCGACCCACTCGTGTTCCGCCCTCTCTGCGGTCGTCCCCGTCTGCCGTCCGAGGAGGTTGTCGCGGATAGACCACAGAAGCGCGGCGAGAAAAACGATGACGCCGGCGCACCACAGACCCGCACCGACGAGTTCGACGTACGGCGGGATGCCGCCCACCGCCGCGACGCCCCCGGACGCCGCGACTGCGAGCAGTACCGTCCCCGATACGGAGAACGCGAGATGTGCGGCCGGTGCTCGGTCAGTCGCCAGTACGGTCCCGAAGTACGAGGGAACGAGGAGGTACGCCATGCCGAACACGACGTGAAAGACGAATCCGAAGAGCGCCAGTGTCACCTCGGCGCGGCGCGGCACTCCGACGAACGCTCCGAGTTGCCAGACCACCAGAAACGCCGCGCTGAGGGCGACGAACCGCCGCGACCACCGACTCCGTCCGCCGCCCGTCATCGTCGGACGCCGCGGGCCGTTCCGGATGCTGTCGAGCGTATCGTAGCCATGAGTTCTGTGCGACGGTTGGGCGACGCCACGGGAAGATGTCCGCCCGAACAGGTTCGGGACAACGCTGATTCGAATCCGACGGGTCGGTTCGGATATGTACCCAACAGCCCCGGACGCGCGAGTGGTACCCCCAGTACGTGATAGCCGACGCCGACTGATCCGAACGGCGACCGACTCTCGGGGTGACCGGTGATGCCGCGTATCGACTTCGACGCCGAACGGGAGTACGACGACGACGGGTTCTCCGCGCAGGGCGCGTTCCGAAGCGAACGGGCGAAAGTCGTCTGCGGGTTCTTCGAACCCGGGCAGTTCATCCCGGTTCACGCGCCGTCGAGCGCCCTCGTCGTGGATGTCAGGTCGGGGACCGGAATCGTCCGCGACGGCGACATCGACCACCGCGTCGGCCCCGGTGACGTGGTTACCGTCTCGGCGGACACGAAACGCGGCATCAGAGCCGACGAGGATTCGAGACTCGAAGCGTTGCTGGTGACTGCACCGCCGCCGACCGACGAGGAACACGACCCGGTCCGGCGCGGACTCGCGGTCGGCGAGTTCGAACCGGAGCTAGCCACGGAGGAGTGACCCACAGGACGAACACGCCCTACTCGTCGGCGAAATATTCGTCGAAGAGACCGGCAACGCGTCGTTCGATGTCGTCGCGAATCTCGCGGACGCGTTCTACGTCTCGGCCGTGAGGGTCGTCTAAATCCCAATCGCGCACTTCGACGTCGGCATCGAGTTCGAGCGTCGAACACCCCATCGTCGCGACGACGTCGCAGCTGTCGAGTTCGTCCTCCGAAACCTCCCGTGGTACCCGGTCGGAGAGGTCGATATCCTCCTCGCGCATCACTTCGACCACCTCGGGATGGACCGCGTCGGCGGGCACCGTGCCCCCGGTCCGAACTTCGACGCGGCCTTCGAGACCGCGGCGGCGGCGTTCCCGTTCTGCGAAGGCAGCGGACATCTGACTGCGTCCCGCGTTCTGTACGCAAACGAATCCGAACGTCGCCTCGCTATCGGTCATGCCGTTGCTCGGATATCTACCGAAATAACGGTTGCTAAGAGTCCTATCGAGAGGTCGGGTCAGTATATAGCGTAAGCGGTCGTTCGCCGGACGTGTCGATTCGTCCCTCGATCGACGATATGTCGCCGAGCAGAACAGATCAGAAAGTACATGAGGGCGTAGTCTCGCTCCGTTCGTGTGTTCCCTCCACTCGCGACCCGACGGGTACGATTCGCGTCCGAACCGAGGTCTACCTCTCCCGAGAGGGGATGGTTCGATGTCCGACGATAGCGGCCTCTCCGTCGACGGCCCGAGTACGTTCCGGGGCGCGGTGATACTGCTTCTCGTCGGTCTCGCGGCGACCGGAGTCGGAGCGTACGACTACGACCGACAGTCCGAGGCGGTCGCGAACTCGGTCGAAGTCGACGCCGAAATCGTCGAGACGGGAGTCGAAACCGATTCCGCAGGCAGTAGTAGCAGTGTCGACCACAGACCTACTGTCAGATTCACCTATACGTACGACGGAACGTCGTACGCGAGCAGCAACCTCTTTCCGGCGGAGGTCTCTCAGAGCTACGACACCGAGTCGGAGGCTCGGTCCGTCTTGGCGGGCTACGAACGCGGCGACACGGTCACCGCATACGTCGTACCCGACGAACCGGGCAACGCGTTTCTGAAGAACCAAACCTCGAACGCACCGCTCGTGTTCCTCGGCGTCGGGCTGTTCTTCGTCGTCGTCGGTGCGGCGTCCGCGACGAAGCACTATCGAAGGGGCTGATAGACCGGCTTCGATGGATCCGAAACGACCTCTCTTCGAAGGCGTTGTGGCGGCCGCACGTCTCGGAACAGGCGATTCAGACCGGACGCTACGACCCGTTCGAAGGTCGAATCCGATGTCGTCAGATACCCGTTTGCGAGTTACCTTCGAAGCTCACACGAATGCTGTTGTCATCGAAGTAGCTTGCACCCACTGTGGACGGGTGAACTGCTCAGTGTTAGGGGGTCTGTTCCGTACCTTCCGCGTGCAGTCTGTCTAGTGGGCGATGTACACGCGACTACCCTCTCTGTCGAGGACGCATCCGCAGTGTCTCTTTTCGGAGACTGGACACTGTCTGACGTCGGGTCCGCGCTAGTGTCTTGAGTGAGCGATATTGACTTGATCTTGATAGTTCCCTCTTCGGCCATCCTGAACCCACGAAATTCAACGTCCGGCTGATACCGGTTCAGAGTGAAGTTGACCGTGACCTTCTCCCAACCGTCGGTCGGTGCGACTCCCTTTTGTGCTATCGTACCGTCTTCTCCTTTCGCGTTAATATCCAACAGTGCAACAGGTTCTTCTCCGGCCCCTGTCACGTTCATGAAGAACGTAACTCGGTACGCCCCGGGCGAGAGCGAGTCGTACGGTCCGAACCACACTGTGTCCCCATCCTCGCCACGTTCGCTAGTGATGGTTTGGTTGTAGAGTAGAGCATCGGTATCTCTGATCTTCTCTGGATGGAGAACCTAATCAGAGTGGCATCTCGACCACTTCGGGTGGTACGAGAAGCCGACAGGAGTAACCCACGAGGACGGAACCCCCGGTGACGACCTCTCCGAGCGTCCGAGCGACTGACCACGCGGAACACGCGGGAGAACGTCTGTCCACGCTGCACACGAGCGGATCACTTCCGCGAATGTAACGAGAAGGCTATCAGAACCACACCGAGGAACTGAAACAGGCGCGTGACGAGCGTAAGCAGTTGTTGATACTGCAGACCGATGTAGCCCTCACGGAGGAGCAACGAGCCGACGAAGGCGATACCGAACGCGACGGCCGTGAGGAAGAACAGCCCCGCGGAGAGCGCTCGCATCGCTCGGCTGTCGTGGCGGCGGTACCCGCGATAGGCCTGGTATCCCACGTAGCTGCCGACGAGGGTCGAACCGAGGGCGAGCGCGACGATAATCCAGTCGACGAGAGCGGCCACAGACACCATCTCAGAGGTCCTCCCACATCTTCGTAAAGCGGTCGGCGGTGTCGTTCTCCCTTTCTCCGGGAAACGATTCGTCGTCGGTGCGCGTCACGGCCGCCTCGAACGACCCGGACTCCAACGTGAGTGAGACTTCTGATAACGTGGCCGCGTAGACGCTGTAGTGGTTGTTACTGGTCCGAACCTTGGTCTGTTCCTCGAGGAGTCCGTGCGTCTGTAGTCGGTCTACTCGCCGGTAGACCGTCGGTTTGGACATCTCACATTCGTCGACAAGCTGTTGTGCGGACATTGGTTTGATACTCGTCGCTGCGAGGATGTCTCGGGCGTACTCGTCGCTGAGGACGTCGAGAAGCTCACCCAACGCAGGATCCTCACTCACGTTTCGGTCGAACAACCGCCTGATAGATTAATAAGGCCCGTGGGTTTCGACCACCACCGGCCGCGGCAACCGGTTCCGGAAACGCGACGGAACTGTCGGAGCAGTACCGTGAGACTGTGGAGGGGCTGGTGCGTCAGCGGCGACTGCGATGGGGACCGTGGTGCTGTCAGAGGGCACGTCACCATACTACTGGTGTGAGAGCGCGTTTCCGGCTCGTTGGGACCCATCGCACTTCGACCGACGAGCCGCCGCATAATATAAAAGGGGGGCGAGTTTCTGACCCGGAAACTCGCTCGGTTTCAGGCCGGACAGCCCACCGACCGGCCGACTTCGATCAAGCGGTCCGTTTCGACGCCGGTTCCGCGGACGGTGTAGCCGTAGCCGTCGCAGTCCCACGAGAGCGAGTCGGTCGGCCCGTAGTCGAGGCTCGCCGGACGGCCGTCGAGCGTCAGGTCTCGTTCCTCGGGGCCGATGTCGAGCGTGTAGTTGAACTTCGCGACCGTGAGTTCGCGCCCGGAGGCGGCGTAGCGAAGCCCCACCCCGTCGATTCGGCCGGTCGTTCGTGTCGCGTACGCCAGTTCGAACGCGGGCGGAACGGTCGGATTCGGGACCGAAATCGAACTCCGTGCCTCCAGGGCGGCACCGCTTCGGTACCACTCCGTATCGGGGACGGTTGGTCGCCGTACGTCCGTGTCGGCGTCTCGTTCGGGTCGGAACGCGTCCGCAGATACCTCCGGGTCGAACGTCACGTTCGTGTACGTCGTCGTCACCGACCGTTGAGCATCGTCGGCGGTCCACGCCGTCTGCTTGCGCAGGGGGTAGAACCGTTCGGTGTCGACCCACAACCGCTGTCTGTAGTGCGCCTCGCCCCGGGTGTTCGCGGGGACGACGTCGAGTACGTACGACTCTCGTCCGCCGACGGTATCGGTCTCGACGAATTCGACGGTGTAACTGCGGTTCGTGTCCACTTCGGGAGCGACGCCGGTCTGTCTCGGCACGACGGGTAACGGCGACACGCCGATGGCTTTCGGGCGGCCGGTGTCGTCGGTCAGTCCCGCGGCCGCGACGATCTGTTGGAGCCGAACAGCCGTTTGCGGATCGGTCGGCGGTCCCGTCAACTCGATGGCGGTCACGGCGTTTCGGTCGGTACGGTGGAGCCACAGCGTCGAGCCGTTCGAGACCTTCAGTTCGTACCGCCGGTCCGACGCGTTCTGGAACCGGACCCGTTTCCGGTCGGTTCCCGGGACGAGCGTGACGGTTGCGACGTTTCGGGACGTAACCGTACCGTTAGTCCGTATGGCGACCGTCTGCGTCGCGGTGAGAGCATCGACGGAGCGGTAGCGCTCGGTCACGTTGGCGTCGACCGAGGGGTTCTCGTCTCCGATCGCACCTCCCGACGCCCAGAGGACCGCGGGAAGCACGACACAGAGGAGTAAGAGCACCACGAGCGTGCGCCGACTGAATCCGAGTGGAGGACGGGTCATTCCGAGTGAGCCTTGAACTCATATCGGATAACTGGTGGGTAAATACTTTCGGACGTTCGGCCCAGAAATCGGCAGGAAATTCGACGCGTACGGGAGTGGAAATACACTTCGAAGGCAAACTGCCGGTTTCGTGAGCCGAGTCGCCTACTCTCGGGACGAATCCCCGATTGCCGTCGTGCTATCGACGAGGCCCGAGAACTGACCGACCGTTCCGGTGGTCGTCCCGAACTGCCCGTGCTCGTTCGCTCCCACAAGAGAGCGTCCTGCGGCCGCTGAAT harbors:
- a CDS encoding DUF2249 domain-containing protein, which codes for MADTTIDVREIPPVNRHPKIHEAFADLDSGESLTLVNDHEPKPLFYEMQAEVESFDADGYTVERRDDEKYVATFPKK
- a CDS encoding DUF7521 family protein, translating into MVSVAALVDWIIVALALGSTLVGSYVGYQAYRGYRRHDSRAMRALSAGLFFLTAVAFGIAFVGSLLLREGYIGLQYQQLLTLVTRLFQFLGVVLIAFSLHSRK
- a CDS encoding LolA family protein, with protein sequence MTRPPLGFSRRTLVVLLLLCVVLPAVLWASGGAIGDENPSVDANVTERYRSVDALTATQTVAIRTNGTVTSRNVATVTLVPGTDRKRVRFQNASDRRYELKVSNGSTLWLHRTDRNAVTAIELTGPPTDPQTAVRLQQIVAAAGLTDDTGRPKAIGVSPLPVVPRQTGVAPEVDTNRSYTVEFVETDTVGGRESYVLDVVPANTRGEAHYRQRLWVDTERFYPLRKQTAWTADDAQRSVTTTYTNVTFDPEVSADAFRPERDADTDVRRPTVPDTEWYRSGAALEARSSISVPNPTVPPAFELAYATRTTGRIDGVGLRYAASGRELTVAKFNYTLDIGPEERDLTLDGRPASLDYGPTDSLSWDCDGYGYTVRGTGVETDRLIEVGRSVGCPA
- a CDS encoding cupin domain-containing protein is translated as MPRIDFDAEREYDDDGFSAQGAFRSERAKVVCGFFEPGQFIPVHAPSSALVVDVRSGTGIVRDGDIDHRVGPGDVVTVSADTKRGIRADEDSRLEALLVTAPPPTDEEHDPVRRGLAVGEFEPELATEE
- a CDS encoding winged helix-turn-helix domain-containing protein, with product MSEDPALGELLDVLSDEYARDILAATSIKPMSAQQLVDECEMSKPTVYRRVDRLQTHGLLEEQTKVRTSNNHYSVYAATLSEVSLTLESGSFEAAVTRTDDESFPGERENDTADRFTKMWEDL
- a CDS encoding DUF3592 domain-containing protein, with amino-acid sequence MSDDSGLSVDGPSTFRGAVILLLVGLAATGVGAYDYDRQSEAVANSVEVDAEIVETGVETDSAGSSSSVDHRPTVRFTYTYDGTSYASSNLFPAEVSQSYDTESEARSVLAGYERGDTVTAYVVPDEPGNAFLKNQTSNAPLVFLGVGLFFVVVGAASATKHYRRG
- a CDS encoding arsenate-mycothiol transferase ArsC encodes the protein MTDSEATFGFVCVQNAGRSQMSAAFAERERRRRGLEGRVEVRTGGTVPADAVHPEVVEVMREEDIDLSDRVPREVSEDELDSCDVVATMGCSTLELDADVEVRDWDLDDPHGRDVERVREIRDDIERRVAGLFDEYFADE